One genomic segment of Clostridium saccharoperbutylacetonicum N1-4(HMT) includes these proteins:
- a CDS encoding GHKL domain-containing protein: protein MLNSFILNGFDVINIIYLWDVLNKKNRSILKLLSSIVVATILITMVQQLELGFIVEDLMIILVIKLIYKMKFKDIILAFLLTLLIIMSLQLILTSFIDKFVYDNITKIIAIELIILLSIIIFSKTNLGRNITFKNIDNNIIFNFILICGIYTITLKIIWDYDKNIILNNIVTISAMLSALVIFQILTYSSIVKLTKEKLKLEVSNEYNEVIEEIVQEIKQRQHDFINYKNTIKGIVGVVDEKDIKEAINNYIKDEDVYGDKINALIYIDNVVVRSVVYRNMCKFKKYDIDFDYEIENNVLDDVLSYRELSNVLNNLLNNAFEEVSREECKNKNIKIKIFNKSETANLIIENQVVDINNINLNEIFTRGYSTKNKGIRGYGLYNVQAIVTSHKGYIKINVEDGKIIFNITFNRSVK, encoded by the coding sequence ATGTTAAATAGTTTTATTTTAAATGGTTTTGATGTTATAAATATTATCTATTTGTGGGATGTATTGAATAAAAAAAATCGTAGTATTTTAAAACTATTATCAAGCATAGTAGTAGCAACCATATTAATAACAATGGTTCAACAATTAGAGTTGGGGTTTATTGTTGAGGATTTAATGATTATTTTGGTAATTAAATTAATTTATAAGATGAAGTTCAAAGATATTATATTGGCATTTCTTTTGACGTTGCTTATAATTATGAGCTTACAGTTAATATTAACATCATTTATCGATAAGTTTGTATATGATAATATTACTAAAATAATTGCTATAGAATTAATTATTTTACTTAGTATAATAATATTTTCAAAAACTAATTTAGGAAGGAATATTACTTTTAAGAATATAGATAATAATATTATATTTAATTTTATTTTAATATGTGGAATTTATACGATAACTCTTAAAATTATTTGGGATTATGATAAAAATATAATTTTAAATAATATAGTTACTATTTCTGCAATGTTGAGTGCATTAGTGATTTTTCAAATATTGACTTATTCAAGTATTGTTAAATTAACAAAAGAAAAATTAAAGTTAGAGGTTTCAAATGAGTATAACGAAGTCATTGAAGAAATAGTCCAAGAAATAAAACAAAGGCAGCATGACTTTATTAATTATAAAAATACAATAAAAGGTATAGTAGGAGTTGTAGATGAAAAGGATATCAAAGAAGCGATTAACAATTATATTAAAGATGAGGATGTATATGGTGATAAGATAAATGCGCTTATTTATATTGATAATGTAGTTGTTAGATCAGTAGTATATAGAAATATGTGTAAATTTAAAAAATATGATATTGATTTCGATTATGAAATTGAAAATAACGTCTTAGATGATGTTTTAAGTTATCGCGAATTATCAAATGTGTTGAATAATTTATTAAATAATGCTTTTGAAGAAGTATCTAGAGAAGAGTGCAAGAATAAGAATATTAAAATAAAAATATTTAATAAAAGTGAAACTGCTAATTTAATAATAGAAAATCAAGTGGTGGATATTAATAATATTAATTTAAATGAGATCTTTACAAGAGGATATTCAACTAAGAATAAAGGTATAAGAGGGTATGGACTTTACAATGTACAAGCCATAGTAACTTCACATAAAGGGTATATAAAGATTAATGTTGAAGATGGGAAAATTATTTTTAATATAACTTTTAATAGATCTGTAAAATAG
- a CDS encoding AgrD family cyclic lactone autoinducer peptide: protein MEKFTNSLAAILLKVFNVRLNVSCVTLYGEPECPEEILK, encoded by the coding sequence ATGGAAAAGTTCACAAACTCTCTAGCAGCCATCTTACTTAAAGTATTTAACGTAAGATTAAATGTAAGCTGTGTCACATTATATGGAGAACCAGAATGTCCTGAAGAAATATTAAAGTAA
- a CDS encoding accessory gene regulator B family protein: MIKSVSNFITGYLRKNNASLSLTDLMKIDYAIQMILGDLAKLIIISLIFISLNQFSLFLFSYVILFSTRPIAGGIHSKTFVGCLTSSIMHFLIVVIFSVLFPKLSTYYYVIFFIISLVIIGLYAPCVNTNRPIKNKAKLKVLSLISFTFWMIIFFQIQDTKISNCILMSTFLQIIQLIILYIKGVVSNGKVHKLSSSHLT, translated from the coding sequence ATGATTAAGTCAGTTTCAAATTTTATAACTGGATACTTACGTAAAAATAATGCTTCTTTGTCCCTAACAGACTTAATGAAAATTGATTATGCAATACAGATGATTTTAGGAGATTTAGCAAAGCTTATAATAATCTCGTTAATATTTATATCTTTAAATCAGTTCTCATTATTCTTATTTTCTTATGTTATTCTGTTTTCGACAAGACCAATAGCTGGTGGCATTCATTCTAAAACTTTTGTTGGATGTTTAACGTCCAGTATTATGCATTTTTTAATAGTAGTAATATTTAGTGTATTATTTCCAAAGCTAAGCACTTATTACTATGTAATTTTCTTTATAATATCCCTAGTTATAATTGGACTATATGCTCCTTGCGTTAATACAAATAGACCTATAAAAAATAAAGCCAAGTTAAAAGTGCTTTCGTTAATATCATTTACCTTTTGGATGATTATCTTTTTTCAAATACAAGATACAAAAATTAGTAACTGTATATTAATGAGTACTTTTCTTCAAATAATTCAACTAATCATTTTATACATAAAAGGAGTTGTTTCAAATGGAAAAGTTCACAAACTCTCTAGCAGCCATCTTACTTAA
- a CDS encoding glycosyltransferase family 4 protein: MKIGIDGRAAKWYHGTGIGTYTNQLIKSLSKVDCDNNYLIFIPQCDSIDNLQSNFKMELVESAPSKSFWDDINVPNILNNADIELYHVPQNGVGLSDNIQCKKVITLHDIIPLKMPETVSDRYLKIFNDELPKILDSCDGIITVSNFSKADIASEFKFPADKIYVTPLAAEDIYRPMSKCQSKSIITQKYGIQEDFILYVGGFSPRKNILGLIEAYSALPNKLKETFKLVITGRKGPSYSKYKNRAEELHISNNVVFTDFIPIEDMPLFYNATEVLVYPSFYEGFGLPPIEAMACGTPVIASNVTSLPEVCYESALFIDPNDIDALSYDIERVLSNSLLKLTMVKKSLTRSKTFSWNKTALNTISAYEAIINS; this comes from the coding sequence ATGAAAATAGGAATAGATGGTAGGGCTGCAAAGTGGTATCATGGTACTGGCATAGGCACATATACTAATCAATTGATAAAAAGTTTAAGCAAAGTTGATTGTGATAATAACTATTTAATTTTTATACCACAATGTGACTCTATTGATAATTTACAAAGTAATTTTAAAATGGAACTTGTTGAATCAGCTCCTTCTAAAAGTTTTTGGGATGATATAAATGTTCCAAATATATTAAACAATGCAGATATAGAGCTTTACCATGTTCCTCAAAATGGCGTTGGACTTTCAGATAATATTCAATGCAAAAAGGTTATTACTCTTCATGATATAATTCCCTTAAAAATGCCTGAAACCGTTAGTGATAGATATCTAAAAATATTTAATGATGAATTACCTAAAATTTTGGATAGCTGCGATGGGATAATTACAGTTTCTAATTTTTCCAAAGCTGATATTGCTAGTGAATTCAAATTTCCTGCTGATAAAATTTATGTAACACCACTTGCTGCCGAAGATATCTATAGGCCTATGAGTAAATGCCAATCTAAAAGCATTATTACACAAAAATATGGAATTCAAGAAGACTTTATATTATATGTTGGAGGATTTAGTCCAAGAAAAAATATTTTAGGTTTAATTGAAGCCTATTCTGCCCTTCCTAATAAATTAAAAGAAACCTTTAAGTTAGTTATTACAGGTAGAAAAGGTCCTTCATATTCTAAATACAAAAACAGAGCTGAAGAATTGCACATTTCTAATAATGTGGTATTTACAGATTTTATTCCTATTGAAGATATGCCGTTATTTTATAATGCTACAGAGGTTTTAGTTTACCCATCTTTTTATGAAGGCTTTGGACTTCCCCCAATAGAAGCTATGGCTTGTGGAACTCCTGTAATTGCATCCAATGTCACTTCCCTTCCAGAAGTATGCTATGAATCTGCACTTTTTATAGATCCTAATGACATAGATGCATTATCTTATGATATTGAAAGAGTTTTAAGTAATAGTTTATTAAAGCTCACTATGGTAAAAAAAAGCCTTACTAGAAGTAAAACTTTCTCTTGGAATAAGACAGCTCTTAATACTATCTCAGCTTATGAAGCTATAATTAATTCTTAA
- a CDS encoding CotS family spore coat protein has protein sequence MMREFEIERQFNVKIEKIKANKGVYYLKTDKGERCLKKINYGPQKLLFVYGAKEHLRKNGFDNLDKYYLNINGEPFALVNEDLYTLSEWLEGRECDFHNIEEVKLAAKTLANLHEASKGYDPPENSKLKSDLGRWTHLIEKRIKSLDKMRDMVRKKSIKSDFDMLYLKSMEFYKEIGKESLQTLNESDYYELCMLAENEKSFCHHDFTYHNIILSDDMGVHVIDFDYCKREVRTFDISNFMIKVLKRVEWNIDFANAIIDSYNSVSPLKKEEYKVLYSYLQFPQRYWRLANRYYYNEVNWAQNTFASKLETIINEKEKQLDFLEKFKNEYNI, from the coding sequence ATGATGAGGGAATTTGAAATAGAAAGACAATTCAACGTTAAGATAGAAAAAATCAAGGCTAACAAAGGGGTTTACTATCTTAAAACAGATAAGGGCGAAAGATGTTTAAAAAAGATAAATTATGGACCTCAAAAATTATTATTTGTGTATGGTGCTAAAGAGCACTTAAGGAAAAATGGTTTTGATAATTTAGATAAATACTATTTAAACATAAATGGAGAGCCCTTTGCATTAGTAAATGAAGATTTATACACTTTATCAGAATGGCTGGAAGGAAGAGAATGTGACTTTCATAACATAGAGGAAGTTAAATTAGCAGCTAAGACTCTAGCCAATCTTCATGAGGCATCTAAGGGATATGACCCACCTGAAAATTCTAAATTAAAAAGTGACCTTGGAAGATGGACACATTTAATAGAGAAAAGGATTAAATCATTAGATAAAATGAGAGACATGGTGAGGAAAAAAAGTATAAAAAGTGATTTTGACATGCTTTATTTAAAATCTATGGAATTTTATAAGGAAATAGGGAAAGAATCGTTACAAACTTTGAATGAATCAGATTACTATGAATTATGTATGCTTGCAGAAAATGAAAAGAGTTTTTGCCATCATGATTTTACGTATCATAATATAATTTTAAGTGATGATATGGGTGTACATGTTATAGATTTTGATTACTGCAAGAGAGAGGTTAGAACCTTCGATATAAGCAACTTTATGATAAAAGTTTTAAAGAGAGTTGAATGGAATATAGACTTTGCAAATGCCATTATAGATTCATATAATTCAGTATCTCCATTGAAAAAGGAAGAATATAAGGTTTTATATTCTTATCTTCAATTTCCACAAAGATATTGGAGACTTGCTAATAGGTATTATTATAACGAAGTCAATTGGGCACAAAATACCTTTGCAAGTAAGTTAGAAACAATAATAAATGAGAAGGAAAAACAATTAGATTTCTTAGAAAAATTCAAGAATGAATATAATATATAG
- the yabG gene encoding sporulation peptidase YabG, with product MEIGDIVVRKSYNKDVTFKVIDIREEDGKYNIILKGINIRIIADASMEDLELADENSGSKDKILNTRVNEAIKQAMILRGDFRDKVEKSPKIKNKNELMFGRPGKILHVDGDSEYMETCLKVYKQLSLDAVGRAIAEADQPRVIVDLVKEIKPDIVVLTGHDSVLKQPRDYLDLDNYRNSRYYLESVKNLRNYNSSYDELVIFAGACQSCYERILDVGANFASSPNRVLIHCLDPVFVCEKIAYTRIDKVVSITDVIENTITGIRGVGGLQTRGKYREGYPKSPYI from the coding sequence ATGGAGATTGGTGATATTGTTGTAAGGAAATCCTATAATAAAGATGTTACCTTTAAGGTTATTGATATAAGAGAAGAGGATGGAAAATATAATATTATTTTAAAGGGGATTAATATAAGAATAATTGCTGATGCAAGTATGGAAGATCTTGAACTTGCAGATGAAAATAGTGGCTCTAAAGATAAAATTTTAAATACAAGAGTGAATGAAGCCATAAAGCAAGCCATGATACTTAGAGGTGATTTTAGGGATAAGGTTGAAAAATCCCCTAAAATAAAGAATAAAAATGAGCTTATGTTTGGGAGGCCAGGGAAAATATTGCATGTAGATGGTGATAGTGAGTATATGGAAACTTGCTTGAAGGTATATAAACAACTGTCATTGGATGCAGTTGGGAGAGCTATAGCTGAAGCAGACCAACCAAGGGTAATAGTGGATTTAGTTAAGGAAATTAAGCCAGATATAGTAGTGTTGACTGGACATGATAGTGTACTAAAACAACCTAGAGACTATTTGGATTTAGATAATTATAGAAATTCAAGATATTATTTAGAATCAGTAAAAAATTTAAGGAATTATAATTCAAGTTATGATGAATTAGTAATATTTGCGGGGGCCTGTCAAAGCTGCTATGAAAGAATTTTGGATGTAGGTGCTAATTTTGCCTCAAGCCCTAATAGAGTTTTAATCCACTGCTTAGACCCTGTCTTTGTATGTGAGAAGATTGCTTATACTAGAATAGATAAGGTGGTTTCTATAACAGATGTAATTGAAAATACCATAACTGGAATAAGGGGTGTTGGAGGATTGCAGACTAGGGGGAAGTATAGGGAAGGGTATCCTAAGTCGCCTTATATTTAA
- a CDS encoding oxidoreductase has protein sequence MSKKVALITGASSGIGKSTAIELNKRGFIVYGAARRKDMMQDLEVKGIHTISLDVTNDESMVKCVNEILNKEGKIDVLVNNAGYGSYGAIEDVPMEEARRQVEVNVFGLARMVQLVVPSMRKNKSGRIVNISSMGGKIWTKFGGWYHATKFAVEGFSDCLRLELEPFGIDVVVIEPGGITTDWGIIAAEKLRDASAKGAYAQAASKTADGMIKNYTGNQMSKPELIARCIGKAITVRRPKTRYLVGYFAKPMVFMKAVFGDRAYDRIIKMFS, from the coding sequence ATGAGTAAAAAAGTAGCACTAATTACAGGTGCATCTTCAGGTATTGGAAAATCAACTGCAATCGAACTTAACAAAAGAGGTTTTATAGTTTATGGAGCAGCTAGGCGAAAAGATATGATGCAAGACCTTGAGGTAAAAGGAATACATACAATTTCTTTAGACGTGACAAATGATGAGTCTATGGTTAAATGTGTTAATGAGATACTTAATAAGGAAGGCAAAATTGATGTACTTGTAAATAATGCAGGATATGGTTCATATGGAGCAATAGAGGATGTACCAATGGAAGAAGCACGTCGTCAGGTCGAAGTTAATGTGTTTGGGCTTGCTCGAATGGTACAACTTGTAGTGCCAAGTATGAGAAAAAATAAATCTGGTAGAATTGTTAACATTTCCTCTATGGGCGGAAAGATATGGACTAAATTTGGTGGCTGGTATCATGCAACCAAGTTCGCAGTAGAAGGTTTTTCGGATTGTTTACGATTGGAACTGGAACCGTTTGGGATTGATGTAGTTGTTATTGAGCCAGGCGGAATAACAACTGATTGGGGTATTATTGCCGCAGAAAAACTCCGAGATGCATCAGCAAAGGGGGCATATGCACAAGCAGCCAGCAAAACAGCGGATGGTATGATTAAGAATTATACTGGAAATCAAATGTCGAAACCAGAATTGATTGCGCGTTGTATTGGTAAAGCTATAACAGTAAGGAGACCTAAAACACGTTATCTAGTAGGTTATTTTGCAAAACCGATGGTATTCATGAAAGCAGTTTTTGGAGATCGTGCTTATGATAGGATTATCAAAATGTTCAGTTAG
- a CDS encoding flavodoxin family protein: protein MKKLVIYYSHDGNTKFIAETIAREINADITELKTKKTMNASGLMKVGWGVRQLVSQSEPVLCAMEKNPTDYDLIIIGSPVWTYTFAPPIRTFLKNYSMLGKKIGLFCCHGGQKGKTLENMKKLLDGNMIIGECEFLEPLSYEKENNKKKAIVWAKKIVNE, encoded by the coding sequence GTGAAAAAGCTTGTAATATATTACTCTCATGATGGAAATACAAAGTTTATTGCAGAAACGATTGCAAGAGAAATCAATGCAGATATCACTGAATTGAAGACGAAAAAAACTATGAATGCGTCAGGTCTGATGAAGGTTGGATGGGGCGTTAGGCAACTTGTTAGTCAAAGTGAACCTGTTTTATGTGCAATGGAAAAAAATCCAACAGATTATGATTTAATAATTATTGGTTCACCTGTATGGACTTATACATTTGCTCCCCCAATAAGGACTTTTTTAAAAAATTATTCTATGTTAGGAAAAAAAATTGGGCTCTTTTGTTGCCATGGTGGACAGAAGGGTAAAACACTAGAGAACATGAAAAAATTATTGGACGGAAACATGATAATAGGAGAGTGTGAGTTTTTGGAACCACTAAGCTACGAGAAAGAGAATAATAAGAAAAAGGCGATTGTTTGGGCTAAGAAGATAGTGAACGAATAA
- a CDS encoding helix-turn-helix domain-containing protein, translated as MSTNKFILDRKFADLIESLGISIAEVLKKSNLPEDLFSHQMPSLTAIEYINFMEILKELSNDECIPIRIGTIENIETFSPPIFAAYCSRNVLTCMKRISTYKKLICPLVFLVNENKDNITLELTFENTENELPEFLVAIEMVFLVQLIRNATKIRIIPKEVVTKHKIDNDNYEKFFGIRPKVGTRNILTISKEDAFRSFISQNDAMWEYFEPELRRRLSELDIDDTYAARVRSALIELLPAGEGSIDDVSSKLGCSTRTLQRKLKEEDTTFQKQLNHTRELLARHYLKNSAISSDDIAYLLGYQDLNSFVRAFNAWTGMTISEYKKKIN; from the coding sequence ATGTCTACTAATAAATTTATACTAGATAGAAAATTTGCAGATTTAATCGAAAGTCTTGGCATATCAATTGCAGAAGTACTAAAAAAATCTAACTTACCTGAAGATTTATTTAGTCATCAGATGCCTTCTTTAACGGCAATTGAATATATTAATTTTATGGAAATATTAAAAGAGTTATCAAATGATGAGTGTATCCCAATAAGGATTGGTACAATAGAAAATATAGAAACATTTTCTCCACCTATATTTGCAGCTTATTGCAGTAGGAATGTATTGACTTGTATGAAAAGAATATCAACATATAAGAAACTTATATGTCCATTAGTATTCCTAGTTAATGAAAATAAAGATAATATAACATTGGAGCTGACTTTTGAAAATACAGAAAATGAATTACCAGAGTTTTTAGTTGCAATAGAAATGGTATTTTTAGTACAACTCATTAGAAATGCTACTAAAATTCGTATTATCCCTAAAGAAGTTGTGACAAAGCATAAGATAGATAACGATAATTATGAAAAGTTTTTTGGAATAAGACCCAAAGTAGGAACCAGAAACATATTGACAATATCAAAAGAAGATGCATTTCGTTCTTTTATAAGTCAAAATGATGCTATGTGGGAATATTTTGAGCCTGAACTAAGAAGACGACTTAGCGAATTGGATATAGATGACACTTATGCAGCTAGAGTTAGAAGCGCACTTATAGAACTTTTACCGGCAGGAGAAGGAAGTATAGATGATGTATCATCAAAATTAGGCTGTAGCACAAGAACTCTTCAAAGAAAGTTAAAGGAAGAAGATACTACATTCCAAAAACAGCTAAACCATACCAGAGAACTACTTGCAAGGCATTATTTAAAAAATTCAGCTATATCGAGTGATGATATAGCTTACCTATTAGGGTATCAAGATTTAAATTCTTTTGTAAGAGCATTTAATGCATGGACTGGAATGACGATAAGTGAGTATAAAAAGAAAATAAATTAA
- the mntA gene encoding type VII toxin-antitoxin system MntA family adenylyltransferase antitoxin, giving the protein MDKEQIIDKLKSNEFVDFINKYNIITVILFGSINGNDFNEESDVDLAMIADTEIELDRVLDIELFLQNLLDREIDVLDLRNDEVDLFVKINILNNGKVIYSLDNNEALEAIYNETDRIYKENENFMYFRRGDVLY; this is encoded by the coding sequence ATGGATAAGGAGCAGATAATAGATAAATTGAAGTCAAATGAATTTGTTGATTTTATAAATAAATACAACATCATAACTGTGATTTTGTTTGGCAGTATAAATGGAAATGACTTTAATGAAGAATCAGATGTAGATTTAGCCATGATAGCTGATACTGAAATTGAATTGGATAGGGTTTTAGATATAGAATTATTTTTACAAAACCTATTGGATAGAGAAATAGATGTTTTAGACTTAAGAAATGATGAAGTAGATTTATTCGTAAAGATAAACATTTTAAATAACGGTAAGGTAATTTATTCTTTAGATAATAATGAAGCATTGGAAGCTATATATAATGAAACTGATAGAATTTATAAGGAAAATGAAAATTTCATGTATTTTAGAAGAGGAGATGTTCTATATTGA
- a CDS encoding HepT-like ribonuclease domain-containing protein, producing MNKERLIKIIEDMQECIVDINECLELLATRKDDKLIIKLSKSSLRQLFVSFHTILEDLCSIVLKEIKKYKIGITLHDSLIILKENGIINEETYVFLEKSRLLRNRISHRYKEPKHEELIEHILTYNNKFEEIVKIAKAYLRD from the coding sequence TTGAATAAAGAAAGACTAATTAAAATAATAGAAGATATGCAAGAATGTATTGTGGATATAAACGAATGCCTAGAATTATTAGCAACTAGAAAAGATGACAAATTGATCATTAAATTATCAAAATCAAGCTTGCGACAATTATTCGTTAGCTTTCATACAATATTAGAAGACTTGTGTTCTATAGTTCTTAAAGAAATAAAGAAATATAAAATAGGAATTACTCTACATGACAGCTTAATCATTTTAAAAGAAAATGGAATCATAAATGAAGAAACTTATGTATTTCTTGAAAAGTCAAGATTACTTAGAAATAGAATATCACATAGATACAAAGAGCCAAAGCATGAAGAATTAATTGAACATATTTTAACCTATAATAATAAATTTGAGGAAATAGTTAAGATAGCAAAAGCGTATTTAAGAGACTAA
- a CDS encoding purple acid phosphatase family protein — protein MRINKNVKFILPIAVATVMATSACIPFITNVNAEITGSSGIQGFSLPKVTGAYNINAGVGSDPKELDFAWFTQASGKAQIKIARTADMKGTDFPSSATIQDADQMAVKATQSIDQKYTVLADIKGVGNPANEGDNVYNGKKALNAPTGEYSNKAKVKDLDSDTQYSYSVSDGQGNWSPIYTINTLPADKVTFAAFGDPQIGAFDNSKGTAKSNATGGHKNLSDDKTAWKNMLKLVTQNKDLNFLFTMGDQINDYNYLIQPSNASDGQWYQYRDFFNPDDSVNYMQSMPLAAFSGNHDHQMGEYYGYHYNQPNLGKLGATQYGNDGDYWFTAGPVLFMVLNANNYGTADHDQFIAEAIKVNPNAKWKVASWHQSAYSEANHNTKNEIDDPVLTIRNTWTKMMDKYKIDVVLQGHDHYYTRTAQMLNGNVVDPSTGAPETLKNNGSAQAPGTSNPNATYATKEYPNSVTNPKGTVYFTLDTGTGSKYYDVNKGNNDSIGGSADHSFSVVGWQGYVPSYSDISFTNDTFTIKTYATSDFTVENQTLIDSYTITKK, from the coding sequence ATGAGAATTAATAAAAATGTTAAATTTATTCTTCCAATTGCTGTAGCTACGGTTATGGCTACATCAGCTTGTATACCTTTCATAACAAATGTTAATGCTGAGATTACAGGTAGCTCAGGAATTCAAGGTTTTTCATTACCTAAGGTGACAGGAGCATACAACATTAATGCAGGTGTTGGTTCAGATCCAAAAGAACTTGATTTTGCTTGGTTTACACAAGCTTCTGGAAAAGCACAAATAAAGATTGCACGTACAGCTGATATGAAGGGTACAGACTTTCCTTCATCTGCAACTATTCAAGATGCAGACCAGATGGCTGTAAAAGCAACACAATCCATTGATCAAAAGTATACAGTTCTTGCTGATATTAAAGGAGTAGGTAATCCTGCTAATGAGGGGGATAATGTCTATAATGGGAAAAAGGCATTAAATGCTCCAACTGGTGAATATTCAAACAAAGCTAAAGTAAAAGACTTAGACTCAGACACACAATATTCCTACTCTGTAAGTGATGGACAAGGAAATTGGAGTCCAATTTATACTATTAATACATTGCCAGCAGATAAAGTAACCTTTGCTGCTTTTGGTGATCCACAAATTGGTGCCTTTGATAATTCAAAGGGTACTGCTAAATCAAATGCTACAGGTGGTCATAAGAATTTAAGCGATGACAAAACAGCATGGAAAAATATGCTTAAACTAGTGACTCAAAATAAAGATTTAAACTTCCTTTTTACAATGGGAGATCAAATTAATGACTACAATTACTTGATTCAACCTTCAAATGCATCGGATGGACAATGGTATCAATATAGAGACTTTTTCAATCCTGATGATTCAGTAAATTATATGCAAAGTATGCCTTTAGCTGCTTTCTCAGGTAATCACGATCATCAAATGGGTGAATATTATGGGTACCACTATAATCAACCAAATTTAGGTAAGCTTGGTGCTACTCAATATGGAAATGATGGTGACTATTGGTTTACAGCAGGCCCAGTACTTTTCATGGTATTGAATGCAAATAATTATGGTACCGCTGATCATGATCAATTTATAGCTGAAGCTATTAAGGTTAACCCTAATGCAAAATGGAAAGTGGCTTCATGGCATCAATCAGCGTATAGTGAAGCTAATCACAATACTAAAAATGAAATTGATGATCCAGTTTTAACAATACGTAATACTTGGACAAAAATGATGGATAAATATAAGATCGATGTTGTATTACAAGGACACGATCATTATTATACTCGTACTGCACAAATGTTAAATGGAAATGTTGTTGATCCTAGTACTGGAGCTCCTGAAACTTTGAAGAATAATGGAAGCGCTCAAGCACCAGGTACTTCAAATCCAAATGCTACTTATGCAACAAAAGAATATCCAAACAGTGTAACTAATCCTAAAGGAACAGTTTACTTTACTCTTGATACAGGTACAGGAAGTAAATATTATGATGTAAACAAAGGTAATAATGATTCAATTGGCGGAAGTGCTGATCACTCCTTTAGTGTTGTTGGATGGCAAGGATATGTTCCATCTTACTCTGATATAAGTTTTACAAATGATACTTTCACAATTAAAACATATGCAACAAGTGATTTTACAGTTGAAAATCAAACACTAATTGACAGCTACACAATTACAAAGAAATAA